In one Desulfoferula mesophila genomic region, the following are encoded:
- a CDS encoding efflux RND transporter permease subunit — MKSLVRFTLAQTVLVNLLFIILMVAGAFALFSMPVERYPNVRLGKVFINTIYPGASPEEVEALVTREIEDALDDLQNVEFVRSSSYRQRSSVVVKFLDDTDYQRGYDDLRLKVLGIMDELPPEVDPPVFNDLDVNDWLPAVSVNLVGDRSNRALTLMAKQMKVALRQIPGVKEVKLQGELTREFHVMLDPAKLSRHGITFNQAANALGNAGVSIPAGDFTTPGGEFVIKADERFRSRAQVLDTIVRTDADGSFVRLRDLASHARLDYRDAYVLSTVNGQDCVNLSVIKTRQGNAMSIVRDVEEVVKSFEPIMAREGVSLVLTQDSTVKIADAMRTMGWNLLVGVLLVCAVIAYFMGFRNAMITTVGIPFSFLLTMFFMWITGNSLNEITLFCFVLVSGIIVDDAIVVVENIYRRYQEGEPLESAVVNGTSEVFWPVISATSTTVAAFLPMLIMTGSTGEFFALIPKAVSFALAASVVECLLILPLHFKDWGPKKLKAHIDEGSLDFSGEGRVMGVLRVGVNRMLGWGLRHRWLTLGLTGCLFLSALSIAVISASGVAQLIKVKFFPDDYSLYYVQVEAPITAPIEQTNRIIKRISQNIMEQGPGMARSAAGLAGFYLTEDYEPVFGSNLGHIAVTLPAKEDRAFKNNPSNDPMRHLPWVREQLRPFEKDGVKLTVRPEKDAPPAGKDINVRVVGSNPEAVAALSRQVKRLLTSEPELKASVMDVADNLGQPSRVFRYRVAPERAAQYGATPSQVVGLAASVLGGRYVGKYRLVDEDVDLKVKMDPDFVATPEQALMIPLLEHPSGPVRLGDLTVAKVYQERGQLNRFQGQRAITITGNLRPDAPLSTPAVVENLRRRYRAMASEYPGATLAFAGEFESTRKSFQSLFYAFGLALLLIYVILATQFKSYLQPVIILSAVSFALIGVIYGKFFTQTLFTVNSFVATVGVAGVVVNDALVLIDFLNRRLRSGLERRQALMQAVNIRLRPILLTTVTTTLGLLPMAVGFPEYSLVWGTMASTFVTGLCTATFLTLVVVPVMWDLMEGWTARHKERRQAKAELKAADA; from the coding sequence ATGAAGAGCTTAGTCCGCTTCACCCTGGCTCAGACGGTTCTGGTCAACCTGCTGTTCATCATCCTGATGGTGGCCGGGGCCTTCGCCCTGTTCAGCATGCCGGTGGAGCGCTATCCCAACGTGCGACTGGGCAAGGTGTTCATCAACACCATCTATCCCGGAGCCTCGCCCGAGGAGGTGGAGGCCCTGGTCACCCGCGAGATAGAAGACGCCCTGGACGATTTGCAAAACGTGGAGTTCGTGCGCAGCTCCTCCTACCGCCAGCGTTCCAGCGTGGTGGTCAAGTTCCTGGACGACACCGACTATCAGCGGGGCTATGACGACCTGCGCCTCAAGGTGCTGGGCATCATGGACGAGCTGCCCCCGGAGGTGGACCCGCCGGTATTCAACGACCTGGACGTGAACGACTGGCTGCCCGCGGTGAGCGTGAACCTGGTGGGGGATCGCTCCAACCGGGCGCTGACCCTCATGGCCAAGCAGATGAAGGTGGCCCTGCGCCAGATACCGGGCGTCAAGGAGGTGAAGCTCCAGGGTGAGCTGACCCGCGAGTTCCACGTGATGCTGGACCCGGCCAAGCTCAGCCGTCACGGCATCACCTTCAACCAGGCGGCCAACGCCCTGGGCAACGCCGGGGTCTCCATCCCGGCGGGCGACTTCACCACCCCCGGCGGCGAGTTCGTCATCAAGGCCGACGAGCGCTTCCGCAGCCGGGCCCAGGTGCTGGACACCATCGTGCGCACCGACGCCGACGGCAGCTTCGTGCGCCTGCGCGACCTGGCCAGCCACGCCCGCCTGGACTACCGCGACGCCTATGTGCTCTCGACGGTCAACGGCCAGGACTGCGTGAACCTGTCGGTGATCAAGACCCGCCAAGGCAACGCCATGAGCATCGTGCGGGACGTGGAGGAAGTGGTCAAAAGCTTCGAGCCCATCATGGCCCGCGAAGGGGTGAGCCTGGTGCTCACCCAGGACTCCACGGTCAAAATCGCCGACGCCATGCGCACCATGGGCTGGAACCTCTTGGTGGGCGTCTTGCTGGTGTGCGCGGTGATCGCCTATTTCATGGGCTTCCGGAACGCGATGATCACCACGGTGGGCATACCCTTTTCGTTTTTGCTCACCATGTTCTTCATGTGGATCACCGGCAACTCCCTGAACGAGATCACCCTGTTCTGCTTCGTGTTGGTCAGCGGCATCATCGTGGACGATGCCATCGTGGTGGTGGAGAACATCTATCGCCGCTACCAGGAAGGCGAGCCCCTGGAGTCGGCGGTGGTCAACGGCACCAGCGAGGTGTTTTGGCCGGTGATCAGCGCCACCAGCACCACGGTGGCCGCCTTTTTGCCCATGCTCATCATGACCGGCTCCACCGGCGAGTTCTTCGCCCTGATCCCCAAGGCGGTGAGTTTCGCCCTGGCCGCCAGCGTGGTGGAGTGCCTGCTGATCCTGCCGCTGCACTTCAAGGACTGGGGACCCAAGAAGCTCAAGGCCCACATCGACGAAGGCTCGTTGGACTTCAGCGGCGAGGGCCGGGTGATGGGCGTGTTGCGCGTCGGGGTAAACCGCATGCTGGGCTGGGGGCTGAGGCACCGCTGGCTCACCCTGGGGCTCACCGGCTGCCTGTTCCTGAGCGCCCTGTCCATCGCGGTCATCAGCGCCAGCGGGGTGGCCCAGCTCATCAAGGTGAAGTTCTTCCCCGACGACTATTCCCTGTACTACGTGCAGGTGGAAGCGCCCATCACCGCGCCCATCGAGCAGACCAACCGGATCATCAAGCGCATTTCGCAAAACATCATGGAGCAGGGGCCGGGCATGGCCCGCAGCGCGGCGGGGCTGGCCGGTTTCTACCTCACCGAGGACTACGAGCCGGTGTTCGGCTCCAACCTGGGCCACATCGCGGTTACCCTGCCCGCCAAGGAGGACCGCGCCTTTAAAAACAACCCCTCCAACGACCCCATGCGCCACCTGCCCTGGGTGCGCGAGCAGCTGAGGCCCTTCGAAAAGGACGGGGTGAAGTTGACCGTGCGGCCGGAAAAGGACGCCCCCCCGGCGGGCAAGGACATCAACGTGCGAGTGGTGGGCTCCAACCCCGAGGCGGTGGCCGCCCTGTCCCGTCAGGTCAAGCGCCTGCTCACCAGCGAGCCGGAGCTCAAGGCCTCGGTCATGGACGTGGCCGACAACCTGGGCCAACCCAGCCGGGTCTTCCGCTACCGGGTGGCCCCGGAGCGGGCGGCCCAGTACGGGGCCACCCCGTCCCAGGTGGTGGGCCTGGCCGCTTCGGTGCTGGGCGGGCGCTACGTGGGCAAGTACCGCCTAGTGGACGAGGACGTGGATCTCAAGGTGAAGATGGACCCGGATTTCGTCGCTACCCCGGAGCAGGCCCTCATGATCCCTCTGCTGGAGCACCCCTCCGGCCCGGTGCGCCTGGGCGATCTCACCGTGGCCAAGGTGTACCAGGAGCGGGGCCAGCTCAACCGCTTCCAGGGGCAGCGGGCCATAACCATCACCGGCAACCTGCGCCCCGACGCCCCGCTGTCCACCCCGGCGGTGGTGGAAAACCTGCGCCGCCGCTACCGGGCGATGGCCTCGGAGTATCCCGGGGCCACCCTGGCCTTTGCCGGGGAGTTCGAGTCCACCCGCAAGTCCTTCCAGTCGCTGTTCTACGCCTTTGGCCTGGCCCTGCTGCTCATCTACGTGATCCTGGCCACCCAGTTCAAGAGCTACCTGCAGCCGGTGATCATCCTCAGCGCCGTGAGCTTCGCCCTCATCGGGGTGATTTACGGCAAGTTCTTCACCCAGACCCTGTTCACGGTGAACTCCTTCGTGGCCACGGTGGGGGTGGCCGGGGTGGTGGTCAACGACGCCCTGGTGTTGATCGACTTCCTCAACCGCCGCCTGCGCTCCGGCCTGGAGCGCCGCCAGGCGCTCATGCAGGCGGTGAACATCCGCCTGCGGCCCATCCTGCTCACCACCGTGACCACCACCCTGGGGCTCTTGCCCATGGCCGTGGGCTTCCCGGAGTACAGCCTGGTGTGGGGCACCATGGCCAGTACCTTTGTCACCGGCCTGTGCACAGCCACCTTCCTGACCCTGGTGGTGGTGCCGGTGATGTGGGATCTGATGGAGGGCTGGACGGCCCGCCACAAGGAGCGCCGCCAGGCCAAGGCGGAGCTGAAGGCGGCCGACGCCTAA
- a CDS encoding efflux RND transporter periplasmic adaptor subunit codes for MPPARQILLLLSLCLAWALPAGAAPPAGDKPAEAPRAVRAEASVRPLVFSGFTRARSKLRLVSEVAGRCLKVNYDVGDTIGSAGVFAVLDDTFTRLDLKANRVEQQRLQSRVAYLDKDANRYRNLVKRGSEAPSKLDRLDEDLTQAKLQLEALKTQAVVLKERLDRHQIKAPAGWRVIERQVEPGSWVAAGGQVALLGDFRTLLVPLALSPEEYALLAGRKEHIKVFLPHFGVTAPAKLERLSPAFDPVTRKIAVELELGPGVADKRGGLRVELTLNAPDPSGAVLLPAGAVSERYQENWVTRADGQALRVVVLGPGPGGTLRVTGPGIKAGQKFLIRP; via the coding sequence TTGCCCCCCGCGCGCCAGATACTATTGCTTTTATCCCTGTGCCTGGCTTGGGCCCTGCCCGCCGGGGCCGCTCCCCCTGCCGGGGACAAACCGGCGGAGGCGCCGCGCGCGGTGCGGGCCGAGGCGTCCGTCCGTCCCCTGGTGTTCAGCGGCTTCACCAGGGCGCGCAGCAAGCTGCGCCTGGTGAGCGAGGTGGCCGGGCGCTGCCTCAAGGTGAACTACGACGTGGGCGACACCATCGGTTCAGCGGGGGTGTTCGCGGTGTTGGACGACACCTTCACCCGCCTGGACCTGAAGGCCAACCGGGTGGAGCAGCAGCGCCTGCAAAGCCGGGTGGCCTATTTGGACAAGGACGCCAACCGCTACCGCAATTTGGTAAAGCGCGGATCGGAGGCCCCTTCCAAGCTGGACCGCTTGGACGAGGACCTGACCCAGGCCAAGCTGCAACTGGAGGCGCTCAAGACCCAGGCCGTGGTGCTCAAGGAGCGCCTGGACCGCCACCAGATCAAGGCCCCGGCGGGCTGGCGGGTTATCGAGCGCCAGGTGGAGCCGGGCTCCTGGGTGGCGGCGGGCGGCCAGGTGGCCCTGCTGGGCGACTTCCGCACCCTGTTGGTGCCCCTGGCTCTGAGCCCCGAGGAGTACGCCCTGTTGGCCGGGCGTAAGGAGCATATAAAGGTGTTCCTGCCCCATTTCGGGGTCACCGCGCCGGCCAAGCTGGAGCGCCTGTCCCCGGCCTTCGACCCGGTAACCCGCAAGATAGCCGTGGAGCTGGAGCTGGGGCCGGGCGTGGCGGACAAGCGCGGCGGCCTGAGGGTGGAGCTGACCCTGAACGCCCCCGACCCCTCGGGCGCGGTGCTACTCCCCGCCGGGGCGGTCAGCGAGCGTTACCAGGAAAACTGGGTCACCCGGGCCGACGGCCAGGCCCTGAGGGTGGTGGTGTTGGGCCCCGGACCGGGCGGCACCCTGCGGGTCACCGGCCCCGGGATCAAAGCCGGCCAGAAGTTTTTGATCAGGCCTTAG
- a CDS encoding PPC domain-containing DNA-binding protein — protein sequence MLREVSAGKRFMGRLPQGADLLEALTQACVAQGITAGEVRAIGALTKAVLGYYNQQNREYEYVTLGSHLEIVSLIGDVSLKDGRPFVHAHVSLGDERGQLWGGHLAPGSEIFACEVMIVQYQSAEPFERAFDEGTGLLLWPME from the coding sequence TTGCTTAGGGAAGTAAGCGCCGGCAAGCGGTTCATGGGCCGCCTGCCCCAGGGGGCCGATCTGCTGGAGGCCCTCACCCAAGCGTGTGTGGCGCAAGGCATCACCGCCGGAGAGGTGCGGGCCATCGGCGCGCTCACCAAGGCCGTCCTGGGTTATTACAACCAGCAAAACCGCGAATACGAATACGTAACCTTGGGCAGCCACCTGGAGATAGTGTCGTTGATCGGCGACGTGTCCCTGAAGGACGGCCGTCCATTCGTGCACGCCCACGTTTCCCTGGGCGACGAGCGGGGCCAGCTTTGGGGGGGACACCTGGCTCCGGGCAGCGAGATCTTCGCCTGCGAGGTCATGATCGTCCAGTACCAAAGCGCCGAGCCCTTTGAGCGAGCCTTTGACGAGGGCACCGGTCTTTTGCTCTGGCCCATGGAATAG